aaaaataagtgtatatacaatgtgagcaaatgaggtgagataaggaaggtaaaggcaaaaaaaggccatggtggcgaagtaaatacaatatagcaagtaaaacacgtgattggtagatttgcagtggaagaatgtgcaaagtagagatagaaataatggggagcaaaataaataataaataaatacagtaggggaagaggtagttgtttgggctaattatagatgggctatgtacaggtgcagtaatctgcaGTAATCAATGTTTACATTGTTCTTCTTCTGCGAGGCCCTTTGCTCCATAATGTAATGCCCAAACAGGGAAAAATCTGATATAAAACTCCTGCTACCAACAACTTCCTTAAAGGTTATAtatagacctgggttcaaatactaattgaaaCGTTTTCAAATACTTTATCCGTGCTTAATTTAGCTTGCctgtttcaatggaaccaatagaacagtCCCCAAAGTGCAAAACCTGCCTACCTTGCACTACAATCAGGTTAAAGAAAACTCTCAAAGTATTATTTACTGTATTACTTACTGTAACTATATTTACTGTACCATTTACTGTAACTAAATGTACTGTAGCATTTATTGTAACTCTATTTTCTGTAGCCTTTCTCGTAACTATATTTACTGTAGCATTTACTGTAACTATATTTACATTAACTATATTTACTGTAGCATTTACTGTAACTATATTTACATTAACTATATTTACTGTAGCATTTACTGTAACTATATTTACATTAACTGTATTTACTGTAACTATATTTACATTAACTATATTTACTGTAGCAATTACTGTAACTATATTTACATTAACTATATTTACTGTAGCATTTACTGTAACTATATTTACATTAACTGTATTTACTGTAACTATATTTACTGTAACTATATTTACATTAACTATATTTACTGTAGCATTTACTGTAACTATATTTACATTAACTGTATTTACTGTAACTATATTTACATTAACTATATTTACTGTAGGATTTACTGTAACTATATTTACTGTAACTATATTTACTGTAGCATTTACTGTAACTATATGTACTGTAGCATTAACTGTAACTATATTTACTGTAGCATTTACTGTAACTATATTTACTGTAGCATTTACTGTAACTATATTTACTGTAACTATATTTACTGTAGCATTAACTGTAACTATATTTACTGTAACTATATTTACTGTAGCATTTACTGTAACTATATTTACTGTAACTATATTTACTGTAGCATTAACTGTAACTATATTTACTGTAACTATATTTACTGTAGCATTAACTGTAACTATATTTACATTAACTGTATTTACTGTAACTATATTTACATTAACTATATTTACTGTAACTATATTTACTGTAACTATATGTACTGTAGAATTTACTGTAACTATATTTACTGTAGCATTTACTGTAACTATATTTACATTAACTGTATTTACTGTAACTATATTTACATTAACTATATTTACTGTAACCATATTTACATTAACTATATTTACTGTAACTATATTTACTGTAACTGTGCCTACATGGGAAAATGTATTATCTAATGTGGTGTAATTTAGAGTTAATTATGTTTTTATCATTCATTTTCAGCACTTGCTCTGTAGCATCAATAAAGCATCATTGAGCATGATTAAAGCAGTTCAATGGGATTCAAAGAGCACCAGCGACGAGTGATTACACCATACATTCTCAACAACTACCAGAAAGGTGCAGCAAATaatttataaaacagaccagctaatgtaggagaatataacacattagaccaGGTAAAAGGTAATACATACAAAAAAACATGTGTTTGCTTTGTTGCatcatctttgaaaagcaagagAAAGGCCAGAAAGTTATGTAGGATTCTAGATGCAATTTAAATGTTGTCCAACAGatgtcagcagtgtgtgtgcaaagtttcagactgatccagtgaagactTATATCActacacaatattttgtatcaagtctgccaggagttttcccaaatgtgccgaattggttttcaagtacataactatagagaaatTACAAAAATGCTATGGATATACAAAATGTAAGTTCGCACACTCCCAGGAAAGTCATACTTTTCCCTACAGAAAAGACACTAgccttcacacatctagatggccgggcagGGCGGGTGTTGAGCCAGAGGCCAAACTTTAGAACCCAGTACCTACATTTGAATACAAAAAAACTACAGTgattcttcctttaaaagttttgAGCGTATGCCCCGAGATTTAGAGGTAATTTAGCATTTAGTATGTTACCCTgtatcacggcttcattgctccagaccaacACAAGTGTGAGTTAGatcactcattatgcatttgggtcccaaggcgctaATGTGTCTCTACCTGAATGAATGCTGTCAATGAATGGGCGATATAAACCacatagaaactgataattgacTTCTAAATCGACATCAAAATTGACTGACTTCAAAATTATATTTCAATGAACagaatgatgaggatgaagatGGTGATTTAATTTAGAACAATATGTAATAATTGCTATTCCTCTGTCCTTGCACGCGCACCTGAAAAAAAGACActtaagtaccaacattctttctgatagtctttaataaataaACGTTTTGACTGTTTTGACCAAGTTAATCtgctcatgttgtgtgtgttcagTTATTgttgacattgtggttacaatgaaCAACATTTCTAATTTAacatcacagaccagatttgccctaacgaaaaatgcatCAAGTATATGTGCATTTTTTTAAATCGATTTCAATAATATATTTGTACCACTTTAGATGCTGTGTTttttttacagtagtgatggacagctggaggCATTTGAAAACATGCTTTCAAACACTTGTTTTTCACAAGTGTAACAGGTTGTGAACTCTGCTAACAATGTTTCCATGATAGGCTATTTGCAGGACAACGGATTAGCAGGTTTATTAGCCcggctactgtaggtgtgaaaATCCCCCCAAAGtgcaatgtattcgatgcttaagtactctaaagtttacatttctaactcaaaaccTCATGCGACTGAAAAATGTTGGagaaagcatatactgtacagtatttgtTCATCAATCTTTATGCTTTTGTTaacaaaataatgataaaaaagactttcaaaatgcagatgtttattttgAACTACTTTACATCTCAGCTACATTTTAGTTGCACTTCCTCCCAGCTCCAAGACCACGGGTAAAAACCGGGTTAGCAGCCTTTCTAATAAAttgaaatacaaaataataatattattattattagaacaTTATTTTGTTCAATCGTGTACAGTATAGGCAACTCCAACGCCCACAGAGATGATCAATGTATTTGTGgcattgttatattgttatattgtcAGTATAGGCAACTCCAACGCCCACAGAGATGATCAATGCATTTGTGgcattgttatattgttatattgtcAGTATAGGCAACTCCAACGCCCACAGAGATGATCAATGTATTTGTGgcattgttatattgttatattgtcAGTATAGGCAACTCCAACGCCCACAGAGATGATCAATGTATTTGTGgcattgttatattgttatattgtcAGTATAGGCAACTCCAACGCCCACAGAGATGATCAATGTATTTGTGgcattgttatattgttatattgtcAGTATAGGCAACTCCAATGCCCACAGAGATGATCAATGTATTTGTGgcattgttatattgttatattgtcAGTATAGGCAACTCCAACGCCCACAGAGATGATCAATGTATTTGTGGCATTGTTATATTTATttgcggcagggtagcctagtggttagagcgttggactagtaaccggaaggttgcaagttcaaatccccgagctgacaaggtacaaatctgtcgttctgcccctgaacaggcagttaacccactgttcctaggccgtcattgaaaataagaatttgttcttaactgacttgcctagttaaataaaggtaaaaaaaaaatattgttataTTGTCAGTATAGGCAACTCCAAATGCccacagtgtcacgttcctgaccttatttcctttaagtcttgtttagttggtcaggacatgagctgggtgggcattctatgttatgtgtttctatgtttggtttagggttgtcacCTAGCCTgacatggttctcaatcaggggcaggtgttttacgtttcctctgattgggaaccgtatttaggtaggctgttctcactgtttgtttgtgggtgattgttcctgttcattgcgttcttcgttatctgtatgttcacatgttcaggtctgtagcgtcgttagtttcattatctgtttattgttttgttcgtgttgttaagtgtttccaataaatatggaaacataccacgctgcgctttggtcctcctctcttccacctaacgacgagcgttacacacaGAGGTTGTGAAATACAGGATGAACAGGACACTCACATGATGCGGTAAATTTATTGTTTAAATACTCAAGGCTCCCTTTGTTACTTCGTTTTTGTTATATAAGTAAAATGCTTGAACGAATGAATGATATATATATTGTAGTAGCAATTGAAAGAACACTTTGGAGATCATGGGAAAATGATCAGACCAAATGtcaggacacaacagttcacctaaTACAAGACAACAACAAAATCCCCTAATTCCTGGCTGTAATTTCTGGTtgaaaatacatttgaccatcatgcttatcggtctatagaATAATTAGCATAATTTTATTTCTCAACCTATAATTGAAGCGCGCCTCCCAGTCACCATTCAAGTGCAGGCTTCATGTTTCCCTGTATCAGTCAGCATAGCACCACATAAGTCATTTATCATACCAATTATTTTTTCTTTCATAAGATCATTCAAAGTTTAAGGTATGCTCTTCATCTAAAGGATATAAATAACCAATAcataaacaaaaaacatccaaCAGACGGGAGCCTGCTTCTATTGGTAAAGTAATGAATTAACTTTGCCTAAGGAGTAGTTGTGTTCTTtttgggctattagcaggacaatatactctTCATTATTTACAAAAGGATAGTCTAATAGCTCTGCTAGGTgtgaacaaccccccccccccccccccccccaacttgcAATGTATACCATACTAGTATTtgttcatcaacatctttatgctttcgttaataaaataacgataaaaaatactttccaaatgcagatgtttatttcaaCTACTGCACAGCTGCACCTCCCCCCAGCTCCACGACCACAGGTAAACCTTGCTGAGATAATCAATCCATTTGTTGCATTGTTGTACCGTCACTTTCTCAAACCAAAACTTCTTGATGGCCTTCACCAGTTTATCTTTTCTTGTAGGCTTGGCAGAGTTACTGTTACGATCGTCTttatgtggaagagaggaccaaggcgcagcgtgatacaaatacatcttctttaattataacgaagacgaaacaaacacttttacaaactaacaaaacaaaaaaccgacgaacgtgaagttatacaaactacgtgcacacatgcaacatagacatagacaattacccacgaaatacccaatgaatatttctgcctaaatatggctctcaatcagagacaatgaacaacAGTTGCCTCTAAtggagaaccaatctaggcagccatagacatacaaacacttATACTAGATACtgcccccataaacatacaaaaacccctagacaatccaaagacacatacatcccccatgtcacaccatgacctaactaaaataataaagaaaacaaagataactaaggccaggggcctgttgcacaaaagtagaattaagacatccgggataaatgactcagctgagctcaatgaagccaaaacatgtgcgtccaggcttaattggttgcacaaagaccaagccaggatgagcagacacggattcattaagccaggtgaaaccaatcctggataggtgcgcgctcacggctcactcaaatagaccccgccacagatcacagattaactgatttaccatggcaactagagccgcgtacttttccccgtcggaagcacaaatcctcatggaggcatacgaggaggtaaaagatataattaagaagaaaggcaacaccgccacagtgataaagcaaagagaaaaagcgtggcaaagtattgcagaccgcctgaatgcgtaagtagtgcacaattacacactcaccgctccgctgaaacatcacaattacaattcaaatatttaattcacatctccaaaaatgcagttgtactgtaattatgaaacggttaaatttttaattgaaatgcactgcagatatgagtgaaattgtgtaaagtaactccatcacactgtataaagctatgatacattttttgatatttctactgaaaacaagacaaaaataccaagtaattttttgcagtgtgactccattaaatgtgtgtgtgtgtgtgtgtgtgtgtgtgtgtgtagattaaacatgaacgggccaaaacggacatggcagcaggtcaaaatcaaatacaagaacattctgcagaatggtatggtccctgactaatatttaacaaagcacaagcatatattgtaccagaaggtgcctgctcacacattgtctgtactgttttagcagtgaaaaagaatacccacagacaaggcacgggtggtgggtcaccaaaggctgaccttaccccagcagaggacatggccttggagctaaataaaggcaggcccgtcttagaggggatccctggggggaaagagacgagcataggttcctcccaagatgccacccgcttcattcaaggtatgtccttccatctctacatgggatacaaccacattcatattgaatcaatttggactgtctgactttggtttacctattgccttgcagtgtctggcagcactgtgttcctgttagagccaccagcacaagcaccagacgatgctgatccagtgagtactccatcaaaggcatactgtaggcctggcatgtcttgtctactagcttcaatatgaatccgattaaatgtgatagggtgaaggccccagtgcagcagcaacagcacatgatggagacgatgatgaggaggagaccatctctctggattccagaaggcatgaggtatcatgttaagactgtgaaagtactatttactctacaatggtgaggagtcctcatcaaaatcaaaaaatctaatttcttttacaggacccagatgctatacagtgggaaaaccagcctggcaacatagtgcgtattaataaaaggacaccacatcctgccaaattccagctgcgctaattgtattgtgttcacagagctcacaagctatcagaaagttgtatggcaaccacctccggcgccaaatagaactggcagacatagacattcagtacaagaagaaaaagatggaaaatcttgcactggagtccgaaataaaaaagaggacaattaggaaactggaccttgaaataaaaaaacttgagagggaggtgagatatgccttcaatgtacactgtatgctaactgtaacacaaatgtattaatcattatttttctttcctcccccagctccaagaagatgacacagctcaaaataaaaattaggtatattctcgtaaagtcaagtgagccatgacatatgagctcttattgtgagcacacaggacggtggcatctttctaaggttttttttattttcccagcaatcagtacaaccaagtcatcgttataaggcatcgccctcttttgcccacccccccagcaccaggtgtggccactagcctatatgaaggcccaaaattgtgtgttcctttctgctct
This genomic interval from Salvelinus alpinus chromosome 6, SLU_Salpinus.1, whole genome shotgun sequence contains the following:
- the LOC139579337 gene encoding myb/SANT-like DNA-binding domain-containing protein 4 isoform X3, translated to MATRAAYFSPSEAQILMEAYEEVKDIIKKKGNTATVIKQREKAWQSIADRLNALNMNGPKRTWQQVKIKYKNILQNAVKKNTHRQGTGGGSPKADLTPAEDMALELNKGRPVLEGIPGGKETSIGSSQDATRFIQVSGSTVFLLEPPAQAPDDADPGEGPSAAATAHDGDDDEEETISLDSRRHEDPDAIQWENQPGNISSQAIRKLYGNHLRRQIELADIDIQYKKKKMENLALESEIKKRTIRKLDLEIKKLERELQEDDTAQNKN
- the LOC139579337 gene encoding myb/SANT-like DNA-binding domain-containing protein 4 isoform X2, with the protein product MATRAAYFSPSEAQILMEAYEEVKDIIKKKGNTATVIKQREKAWQSIADRLNALNMNGPKRTWQQVKIKYKNILQNAVKKNTHRQGTGGGSPKADLTPAEDMALELNKGRPVLEGIPGGKETSIGSSQDATRFIQVSGSTVFLLEPPAQAPDDADPGEGPSAAATAHDGDDDEEETISLDSRRHEDPDAIQWENQPGNISSQAIRKLYGNHLRRQIELADIDIQYKKKKMENLALESEIKKRTIRKLDLEIKKLEREVRYAFNVHCMLTVTQMY